In Mucilaginibacter celer, one DNA window encodes the following:
- a CDS encoding serine acetyltransferase → MKLSEKLKADIKHLTTSSVGGKPKPAFILFFIKKAVRIVVIYRVLNHFYLNRNKVALLLLSPLKLYFRLMTSRYCTDISYKTKIGPGFKLNHSYGIIVNIRSTIGENVYLGHNVTVGSNSPSKFPKIGNNVTIFPGSIIIGDVTIGDNVTIGAGSLVVKDVPANTVVGGHPSKILRTLSNIDI, encoded by the coding sequence ATGAAGTTAAGCGAAAAGCTAAAAGCAGATATTAAGCACTTAACTACGTCATCGGTAGGTGGTAAACCTAAACCGGCGTTTATCCTTTTTTTTATAAAAAAAGCTGTTCGTATTGTAGTGATCTACAGGGTGCTTAATCACTTTTATTTAAATCGTAACAAAGTTGCTTTACTGCTTCTGTCGCCGTTAAAATTGTATTTCAGGTTGATGACCAGCAGGTATTGTACCGATATATCCTATAAAACCAAAATAGGACCGGGTTTTAAATTAAACCACTCTTACGGTATTATAGTTAACATCCGCTCAACAATTGGCGAAAATGTTTACTTAGGGCACAATGTTACTGTTGGTTCCAACTCGCCTTCAAAGTTCCCTAAAATAGGTAACAACGTTACCATTTTTCCGGGCAGCATTATTATAGGCGATGTAACCATTGGCGATAATGTAACCATAGGGGCTGGCAGCCTGGTTGTAAAAGATGTACCGGCAAACACCGTGGTTGGCGGACACCCGAGCAAAATTTTAAGAACATTAAGTAATATAGATATTTAA
- a CDS encoding acyltransferase family protein, giving the protein MDQPLTLQTGTGANATAGVLKGKKDREVWIDYAKSIGIVSVIVAHMALANALALNFIYTFIMPLFFLISGYLYKRKDTFGLAVGKDVKRLLLPYVYFYIISYAYWFVVIYSKHKNQFPGSFAQAGVIKPMLGMLIGVGYETDFSISINHPLWFLMALFFVKVIYSALEGIAKDNKVTIGVGVLVLFVLVWLLRTNGYHIWFSIDSALVALPFFYLGVVIKSAGIIKTWFKNNVLNLACFIVLTAATILVGKYNGSPDVNTATWGNNVFLYFAGGLVGTFMIFTLCFLFEKWPNRLILFISANTLVLMCIQSILKSISIAILKAGHFALPAKLNFMQAAVLTTLIVVLSLPVMYLIDKYLPFLAGASKAKTKAEPVSVSK; this is encoded by the coding sequence ATGGATCAACCACTTACTTTACAAACCGGAACAGGGGCGAATGCAACCGCCGGCGTTCTGAAGGGAAAAAAAGACCGCGAGGTATGGATTGATTACGCCAAATCAATTGGCATTGTATCAGTAATAGTGGCGCACATGGCGTTGGCAAACGCATTGGCGCTTAACTTTATTTATACTTTTATCATGCCTTTGTTTTTCCTGATATCCGGGTACTTGTATAAACGTAAGGATACCTTTGGGTTGGCTGTAGGCAAGGATGTTAAAAGGTTGCTTTTGCCTTATGTATACTTTTATATCATCAGCTACGCGTACTGGTTTGTAGTTATTTACTCAAAACATAAAAATCAGTTTCCGGGCTCGTTTGCGCAGGCCGGCGTTATTAAACCTATGCTGGGTATGTTAATAGGGGTAGGTTACGAAACCGATTTTTCCATCAGTATCAATCACCCCCTGTGGTTTTTGATGGCTTTGTTTTTTGTGAAAGTGATTTATTCTGCTTTAGAGGGTATCGCAAAAGATAATAAAGTAACCATTGGTGTTGGCGTGCTGGTGCTCTTTGTACTTGTATGGTTGCTGAGAACCAATGGTTATCACATCTGGTTTTCGATAGATAGCGCGTTGGTGGCTTTGCCTTTCTTTTACCTGGGTGTAGTTATTAAATCGGCCGGTATTATTAAAACATGGTTTAAAAACAATGTGCTTAACCTGGCATGTTTTATTGTGCTAACTGCTGCTACCATACTGGTAGGTAAATACAACGGCAGTCCCGATGTAAACACGGCTACCTGGGGCAATAATGTGTTTTTATATTTTGCCGGGGGGCTTGTCGGCACCTTTATGATTTTTACGCTTTGCTTTTTATTTGAAAAATGGCCTAACAGGCTTATCCTGTTTATATCGGCCAATACACTTGTTTTAATGTGTATTCAAAGTATACTTAAAAGTATTTCGATAGCAATTTTAAAGGCGGGCCATTTTGCATTACCTGCAAAGCTTAATTTTATGCAGGCGGCGGTACTCACTACCTTAATTGTTGTTTTATCGTTACCGGTAATGTACCTGATTGATAAATACCTGCCTTTTTTAGCCGGGGCAAGTAAAGCAAAAACTAAAGCTGAACCAGTTTCAGTTTCAAAATAA
- a CDS encoding YhcH/YjgK/YiaL family protein, translating into MIIDSLTNIEFYEAINPDIYAGLVFIKNADPEIALGEYPLTEKAKAVVMEYETQIKNDFGYEAHRHVIDVQYCIKNQERIPWSNLKRLTPHTEYNEQKDATFYSMIEPQGEVVIGNDIFAVFFPEDAHAPVYCAKEPGYIKKIVIKVKV; encoded by the coding sequence ATGATCATCGACTCACTTACCAATATTGAGTTTTACGAAGCTATAAACCCGGATATTTATGCCGGCCTGGTATTTATAAAAAATGCCGACCCTGAAATTGCATTGGGCGAGTACCCGCTTACCGAAAAGGCAAAGGCTGTAGTTATGGAATATGAAACCCAGATAAAAAATGATTTTGGTTACGAAGCACACCGCCATGTTATTGATGTGCAATACTGCATCAAAAACCAGGAGCGCATTCCGTGGTCAAACCTTAAAAGGCTTACACCGCATACCGAATATAATGAACAAAAAGACGCCACTTTTTACAGCATGATTGAGCCCCAGGGCGAAGTGGTGATAGGCAATGATATTTTCGCCGTTTTTTTTCCTGAAGATGCTCATGCACCCGTTTATTGTGCTAAAGAACCGGGCTACATCAAAAAAATTGTAATAAAAGTAAAAGTATAA
- a CDS encoding D-sedoheptulose-7-phosphate isomerase gives MERTELAKNYLQDYVGRLTDILNKIDPEKLGQVITTFIEAFKSGNTIYVVGNGGSAATASHMQADFRFFVRYFSKFRPKIIALTDNVPMITAIGNDNNFDDVFVEQMRGQFVAGDVLIAISASGNSPNLVKAAEFANELGGKTIAFVGFLGGKLNEISTVPLYTPNPKGDYGPIEDVHMILNHIIVNYLATDEEFLALT, from the coding sequence ATGGAAAGAACTGAGTTAGCCAAAAATTATTTACAAGACTATGTCGGTCGTTTAACCGATATATTAAACAAAATTGATCCTGAAAAATTAGGCCAGGTTATAACCACCTTTATCGAAGCTTTTAAAAGCGGCAACACCATTTACGTGGTAGGTAACGGTGGCAGCGCAGCAACTGCGTCACACATGCAGGCTGATTTCAGGTTTTTTGTGCGTTATTTTTCAAAGTTCCGCCCAAAAATAATTGCGCTTACCGATAACGTGCCTATGATTACAGCAATTGGCAACGACAATAATTTTGACGATGTATTTGTTGAGCAAATGCGCGGCCAGTTTGTAGCGGGCGACGTTTTAATCGCTATCTCAGCAAGCGGTAACTCGCCAAACCTGGTTAAAGCTGCAGAGTTTGCTAACGAGCTTGGTGGTAAAACCATTGCTTTTGTTGGTTTCCTTGGTGGTAAATTAAACGAGATTTCAACAGTACCTCTTTACACGCCAAACCCTAAAGGCGATTACGGGCCGATTGAAGACGTGCACATGATATTAAACCATATCATTGTTAACTACCTTGCAACCGACGAGGAGTTCCTTGCTTTAACATAG
- a CDS encoding 6-hydroxymethylpterin diphosphokinase MptE-like protein, producing the protein MNKHFKKIKAKYEKDGLALTIKKIYTFLTAYTVRYLTYNRSNQKKWKALKDAYKGKRVFLIGNGPSLNETPLYMLKNEYAICFNRVNILFERLAWRPEFYACVDGTVVQDNADEINKLILPEVKHAFFTDFHMFQFDNIKKQIDNRPNVQWLYSGVSSFSVDMPKIGPCPTVALAALQILPYLGFSEIYILGMDMNYKIHTTVKEMEHNQIQSEDDDDPNHFDPRYFGKGKKYHQPTASVMDNTFKALENAREKLKQLTTTKVYNATYGGIMEVFERVGFDTLFTSYTEQEKFDLFADSFRPIFPVKTFDELNEKVETLVDVEEDQLKQLTHFMLNKAEFLKKSGKLIFDYIPYGPYQDKYLLIKR; encoded by the coding sequence ATGAACAAGCACTTTAAAAAAATTAAGGCCAAGTACGAAAAAGATGGCCTGGCACTCACCATAAAAAAGATCTATACCTTTTTAACGGCTTATACTGTAAGGTATTTAACCTATAACAGATCGAACCAAAAAAAATGGAAAGCTTTAAAGGATGCCTATAAAGGAAAACGCGTGTTTTTAATAGGCAACGGCCCCAGCCTTAACGAAACTCCGCTTTACATGCTCAAAAACGAGTATGCGATATGCTTTAACCGCGTAAACATATTATTTGAAAGGCTTGCCTGGCGCCCGGAGTTTTACGCCTGTGTTGATGGAACTGTTGTGCAGGATAATGCCGATGAGATAAACAAACTGATTTTGCCCGAGGTAAAGCACGCTTTTTTTACTGATTTTCACATGTTTCAGTTTGATAACATCAAAAAACAAATTGATAACCGCCCTAATGTGCAGTGGCTGTACTCGGGCGTAAGCAGCTTTTCGGTAGATATGCCTAAAATAGGGCCATGCCCAACCGTGGCATTGGCAGCTTTGCAAATTTTGCCTTATCTCGGTTTTTCTGAGATCTACATTTTGGGGATGGATATGAATTACAAGATCCACACCACAGTGAAAGAAATGGAGCATAACCAGATCCAATCTGAAGATGATGATGATCCGAACCATTTTGACCCTCGTTATTTTGGTAAAGGAAAAAAATATCACCAGCCAACAGCCTCGGTAATGGATAACACCTTTAAGGCTTTAGAAAATGCCCGCGAAAAATTAAAACAATTAACCACAACCAAAGTTTATAACGCTACTTACGGCGGAATTATGGAAGTGTTTGAGCGTGTTGGTTTCGATACATTATTCACCAGTTACACCGAGCAGGAAAAGTTTGATTTGTTTGCCGATTCGTTCAGGCCGATATTTCCGGTTAAAACTTTTGATGAGCTGAACGAAAAAGTGGAGACCCTGGTAGATGTTGAAGAAGACCAGCTTAAACAGCTTACGCATTTTATGCTGAACAAAGCCGAGTTTTTAAAAAAATCGGGAAAGCTTATATTTGACTATATTCCGTACGGACCATACCAGGATAAGTACCTTTTAATAAAAAGATAA
- a CDS encoding Gfo/Idh/MocA family protein has product MSHKIGIIGYGVMGKTRRTAIQELKKGEVVAISEPNVGAEVDGIPNVSHDDIINNPEIDVLIVCTPNFLNKELTIRGLNAGKHVFCEKPPAFTAADIIEIKEAEAKSGKTLMYGFNHRHHDSVLHMKRLIDSGEYGKVLWLRGRYGKSVTKDYFNQWRAKKELAGGGILMDQGIHMLDLFLFLSGDFDVVKAEVSNLYWHMDVEDNAFVILKESATGKVASLHSTMSQWRHLFSLEIFLEKGYMVLNGLITSTMSYGEETLSIAKNRSTAPAATWQDEVITKYMNNNSWRYEVDHFFKCVDEKCPVVYGSSDDAFKLMTIIDKVYEQKEF; this is encoded by the coding sequence ATGAGTCATAAAATTGGTATAATCGGGTATGGTGTAATGGGTAAAACCCGCCGTACTGCTATACAAGAGTTAAAAAAAGGAGAAGTTGTAGCCATATCTGAGCCTAATGTTGGTGCTGAGGTAGATGGCATACCAAACGTTAGCCATGACGATATCATCAATAACCCGGAGATTGATGTACTTATCGTTTGTACCCCCAACTTTTTAAACAAAGAACTTACCATTCGTGGTTTAAATGCCGGTAAACACGTTTTTTGCGAAAAGCCACCTGCATTTACAGCTGCCGATATTATCGAAATAAAAGAAGCCGAAGCAAAAAGCGGCAAAACATTGATGTACGGTTTTAACCACCGCCACCACGATAGCGTTTTACACATGAAAAGGCTTATTGACAGCGGCGAGTATGGTAAAGTACTTTGGCTGCGCGGCCGTTACGGTAAAAGCGTTACCAAAGATTATTTTAACCAATGGCGTGCAAAAAAAGAACTTGCAGGCGGTGGCATCCTGATGGACCAGGGCATTCACATGCTTGATTTATTCCTGTTCCTTTCGGGCGATTTTGATGTGGTAAAAGCCGAGGTTTCAAACCTGTACTGGCACATGGATGTGGAAGATAACGCCTTTGTTATTCTTAAAGAATCGGCAACCGGCAAAGTAGCTTCCCTGCACTCAACCATGTCGCAATGGCGCCACCTGTTCTCGTTAGAGATCTTCCTTGAAAAAGGCTATATGGTACTGAATGGCCTGATCACTTCTACCATGTCATACGGCGAAGAAACGCTTTCTATAGCTAAAAACAGGTCGACCGCTCCGGCTGCAACCTGGCAGGATGAGGTTATTACCAAATATATGAACAACAATAGCTGGCGTTACGAAGTTGACCATTTCTTTAAATGCGTTGACGAAAAATGCCCGGTTGTTTACGGTAGTTCAGACGATGCCTTTAAACTGATGACTATCATTGACAAGGTTTACGAGCAAAAAGAATTTTAA
- a CDS encoding phosphoglycerate dehydrogenase has protein sequence MKVLTSPSSFGQVGNKPFSLLEENGYEVINNPFGRKLTEDEVIDLAKDCIGIVAGVEPLTARVMDALPQLKVISRVGIGMDSVDLEYAAKKGIIVKNTPDGPTRAVAELTLAMTLSLLRRIPQADAALKNKQWVKQTGNLILDKKIGVVGLGRIGRLVSQLFRGIGNPVIGFDPYADAAWAEANGVELADFETVLKTADIVTLHVPGNADKSPVIGAKELELIKKTALLINISRGGIVDEEALFTALSTGKLSAAAIDVFVDEPYSGPLTTLDNVVLTPHIGSYAEEGKLLMEIDAVNNLISSLA, from the coding sequence ATGAAAGTTTTAACCTCTCCATCTTCATTCGGACAAGTAGGAAACAAGCCTTTTTCTTTATTGGAAGAAAACGGGTATGAAGTAATCAATAACCCTTTTGGCCGTAAACTTACCGAAGATGAAGTAATTGACCTTGCTAAAGATTGCATAGGTATAGTTGCCGGTGTTGAACCGCTTACCGCAAGGGTTATGGATGCCCTGCCGCAGCTTAAGGTAATTAGCCGCGTAGGTATAGGTATGGATAGTGTTGACCTGGAGTATGCCGCTAAAAAAGGCATCATCGTAAAAAACACGCCCGATGGCCCGACCCGCGCGGTGGCCGAGTTAACCCTGGCCATGACTTTATCGCTGTTAAGGCGCATCCCACAGGCTGATGCTGCTTTAAAAAACAAGCAATGGGTAAAGCAAACAGGTAACCTGATACTCGATAAAAAAATAGGCGTTGTTGGTTTAGGTCGTATCGGCCGTTTGGTTTCGCAACTGTTTAGGGGCATAGGTAACCCGGTTATAGGTTTTGACCCGTATGCTGATGCCGCATGGGCTGAAGCCAATGGCGTTGAACTGGCCGATTTTGAAACAGTGCTAAAAACTGCTGATATTGTTACCCTGCACGTACCTGGCAATGCTGATAAAAGCCCGGTAATTGGTGCCAAAGAGCTTGAACTGATTAAAAAAACAGCCCTGCTCATTAATATCTCGCGCGGTGGAATTGTGGATGAAGAAGCGCTTTTCACTGCCTTATCAACCGGTAAGCTTTCGGCTGCAGCTATTGATGTGTTTGTTGATGAACCATATTCAGGCCCGTTAACAACGCTTGATAACGTAGTGCTTACACCGCACATTGGCTCGTATGCCGAAGAAGGAAAACTATTAATGGAAATTGATGCGGTAAACAACCTGATCAGTTCATTAGCATAA
- a CDS encoding cyclase family protein, protein MRNNINLSHLISQSTPAYGNRDRIFIRDNSSILKGETANSSCWIFSNNHIGTHIDSPRHFSATGKKTHEFPVNDFFYDKVKLVDITCTSGILISIDDFKKVEAQVPHDVELLFIRTGYEGYRAIDKYWNDSPGLAAELADYFRSHFPYLRCVGFDFISLTSWNFRPEGRISHRAFLCPDEPKQPILVIEDMALAAVNSAIKSVVVAPMFVEDGNGGAVTVFADVE, encoded by the coding sequence ATGCGCAATAACATCAACTTATCACACCTCATCTCGCAATCAACGCCGGCATATGGCAACCGCGACAGGATTTTTATCCGCGATAATTCGTCGATATTAAAAGGAGAAACAGCCAATTCATCATGCTGGATTTTTTCTAATAACCACATCGGCACACATATCGATTCGCCGCGGCATTTTTCGGCAACCGGCAAAAAAACGCACGAGTTTCCGGTTAATGATTTTTTTTACGATAAGGTAAAACTGGTTGATATTACCTGTACCAGCGGCATTTTAATTTCGATAGACGATTTTAAAAAGGTTGAAGCGCAGGTGCCTCACGATGTTGAACTGTTGTTTATCCGCACCGGTTACGAAGGATACAGGGCAATTGATAAATACTGGAACGACAGTCCCGGCCTTGCTGCAGAGCTGGCCGATTACTTCAGGAGCCATTTCCCTTACCTGCGTTGCGTGGGGTTTGATTTTATATCGTTAACTTCATGGAATTTCCGTCCGGAAGGCCGCATTAGCCACAGGGCATTTCTTTGCCCGGATGAGCCTAAGCAGCCAATACTGGTTATTGAGGATATGGCACTTGCTGCGGTAAACTCGGCTATCAAATCGGTTGTGGTTGCACCTATGTTTGTTGAAGACGGAAACGGCGGAGCGGTAACCGTATTTGCCGATGTTGAATAA
- a CDS encoding inositol monophosphatase family protein has product MDTLNLAGQLELAVYAAKEAGKMLLKTDDAEVKINSSIDKDIKLEADVESEKLIVRILSEGSPFNILSEESGLVKNDNADGYRWIVDPLDGSLNYSRDIDIYAVSIGLWKDNEPVLGVVYDFLHERLYTGLVGDGAYLNGKKISVSNIDNKKNSILSTGFPVYSSFDQSNINTFVSNVQEYKKVRLFGSAAMSLIHVAKGSIEAYTENNIAVWDVAAGLAILVAAGGTFTAPEGKGPLYLNVFASNGKI; this is encoded by the coding sequence ATGGATACTTTAAACTTAGCCGGCCAGCTTGAGCTTGCCGTTTACGCAGCAAAAGAAGCCGGTAAAATGCTTTTAAAAACCGATGATGCTGAAGTAAAGATAAACAGCAGCATTGATAAGGATATCAAACTTGAAGCCGATGTTGAATCGGAAAAACTGATTGTGAGGATTTTGAGCGAAGGCTCGCCTTTTAATATCCTGAGCGAAGAATCGGGCCTTGTTAAGAATGACAACGCCGATGGCTACCGCTGGATTGTTGACCCCCTGGATGGCAGTTTAAACTACTCGCGCGATATTGATATTTACGCAGTATCTATCGGTTTATGGAAAGATAATGAGCCGGTATTGGGCGTGGTTTATGATTTTTTACATGAGCGCTTGTATACCGGTTTAGTTGGCGACGGCGCATACCTTAACGGTAAAAAAATAAGTGTAAGCAATATCGATAATAAAAAGAACAGTATTTTATCAACCGGTTTCCCGGTTTACTCCAGTTTTGATCAAAGCAATATCAACACCTTTGTAAGCAACGTGCAGGAGTACAAAAAGGTAAGGTTATTTGGTTCGGCAGCTATGTCATTAATTCACGTAGCTAAAGGAAGCATTGAGGCTTATACCGAAAATAATATTGCTGTTTGGGATGTGGCCGCAGGTTTGGCTATTTTAGTGGCTGCCGGTGGTACATTCACAGCACCCGAAGGCAAAGGACCGCTGTATTTAAATGTATTTGCATCAAACGGAAAAATCTAA
- a CDS encoding cytidylyltransferase domain-containing protein, giving the protein MSIPGIKALVPMKGHSERVPHKNIRPLVGKPCFHWVMEALSNSKYITDIIVNTDDDEIAESASSNFDKIRLLQRPDFLLGDMVTIQPLIAYDLSQTEGDWFLQTHSTNPLLTTETIDAAIETFFAQKEHDALFSVTETKQRFYWADGTGVNHDPAVLTRTQDLPPIFLENSCFYIFSRETNERTQTRLGSNALMYPIDRLEAADIDDMEDFYWAEFLLQRKLKNAQ; this is encoded by the coding sequence ATGAGCATTCCTGGCATTAAAGCGTTAGTACCGATGAAGGGCCACTCTGAGCGTGTGCCCCACAAAAACATCCGGCCATTGGTTGGTAAACCTTGTTTCCATTGGGTAATGGAAGCGTTGAGCAACAGTAAATACATTACCGATATTATTGTTAATACCGATGATGATGAGATTGCCGAAAGCGCTTCATCAAACTTTGATAAAATCAGGCTGCTGCAACGCCCCGACTTTTTGCTTGGCGATATGGTAACCATCCAGCCGCTCATCGCTTACGATCTTTCGCAAACCGAAGGCGATTGGTTTTTGCAAACACACAGCACCAACCCGCTGCTTACCACCGAAACGATTGATGCCGCTATCGAAACTTTTTTTGCTCAAAAAGAACATGATGCATTGTTTTCGGTAACCGAAACCAAACAACGTTTTTACTGGGCTGATGGTACTGGCGTAAACCATGATCCTGCGGTATTAACCCGTACACAGGATTTGCCGCCGATATTTTTGGAAAACTCATGCTTCTACATCTTCTCGCGCGAAACTAACGAGCGTACGCAAACCCGCCTGGGCTCTAACGCGTTGATGTACCCTATCGACAGGCTTGAAGCTGCCGATATTGATGATATGGAAGATTTTTACTGGGCCGAATTCCTGCTTCAAAGAAAACTAAAGAATGCGCAATAA
- a CDS encoding endo-1,4-beta-xylanase — protein sequence MKNLKFFLIIAGVVVTALASWLVLKSKPEKDVFVDTRDLPARANADSDTSPQAKAQVNDESLPVKPASYRFKQPKAISPKQADTDQNTLVTDNDIRFLKSTLLKKGIYFGTAISPADIQLRPPRPKNFLSVISKYFNFYTISVSYRTTEVKQGVFNFDASDKSVEFAMADGAKVKGHALVMGDPLPDWLVKGNFTPDQLKDILKNHIQTIVKHFRDKYPGRVTIWNVVNEPTCNGGLRTDPNICLDHGVEKNIWTSIHKPGSDDPTDYIQLAFQWAHEADPSAKLYLNEAGIEMTSHPKSERAFQLVKYLKQKGTPIDGVGMQAHVRLYDKDKYTTSSLIGIMNRIADLGMETQITEFDVIMAKGAQRVNNFTPATQLAIASPQKADFMQQAEVYHTFLYAALHARNCTGFTTWGAWDASSWTAGHWKEPFYPHILDDNMKPKLSLKAMVDECREYSAGN from the coding sequence ATGAAAAATTTAAAATTCTTTTTGATTATAGCGGGTGTTGTTGTTACAGCGCTTGCATCGTGGTTGGTTTTAAAAAGCAAGCCCGAAAAAGATGTTTTTGTTGATACCCGCGATTTGCCGGCCCGGGCAAATGCAGATAGCGATACCAGCCCGCAGGCTAAAGCGCAGGTTAATGACGAGAGTTTGCCTGTAAAACCTGCTTCCTATCGTTTTAAACAACCGAAGGCCATATCACCCAAACAGGCCGACACCGATCAAAACACGCTGGTTACAGATAATGATATCCGTTTTTTAAAAAGTACCCTGCTTAAAAAAGGGATTTATTTTGGCACAGCCATAAGCCCGGCTGATATCCAGCTGCGCCCGCCAAGACCGAAAAATTTTCTGAGCGTTATATCAAAATATTTTAACTTTTATACTATTTCGGTTTCGTACCGTACTACCGAGGTTAAACAGGGTGTGTTTAACTTTGATGCCTCGGATAAATCTGTTGAGTTTGCCATGGCAGATGGTGCAAAAGTAAAAGGGCACGCGCTTGTAATGGGCGATCCGCTACCCGATTGGCTTGTAAAAGGAAATTTTACACCCGATCAGTTAAAAGATATTCTTAAAAACCATATTCAAACTATTGTAAAGCACTTCAGAGATAAATACCCGGGCAGGGTTACCATCTGGAATGTTGTTAATGAGCCAACCTGTAATGGCGGCCTCAGAACTGATCCTAATATATGCCTGGATCATGGAGTTGAAAAAAATATCTGGACATCAATCCACAAACCTGGCTCTGATGATCCTACCGATTATATCCAACTGGCCTTTCAATGGGCGCACGAGGCCGATCCTTCGGCTAAATTGTACCTGAATGAAGCCGGTATTGAAATGACCTCGCACCCAAAATCTGAGCGGGCTTTTCAGTTGGTTAAATACCTTAAGCAAAAAGGTACACCTATTGACGGTGTCGGCATGCAGGCCCACGTACGCTTGTATGATAAGGATAAATATACCACCTCATCGCTGATAGGGATCATGAACCGTATTGCCGATTTGGGCATGGAAACCCAGATAACCGAGTTTGATGTAATTATGGCTAAAGGCGCTCAGCGCGTAAACAATTTTACCCCCGCAACGCAGCTGGCCATAGCATCGCCGCAAAAAGCCGATTTTATGCAACAGGCAGAAGTTTACCATACTTTTTTATATGCCGCGCTGCATGCCAGAAACTGTACCGGTTTTACAACCTGGGGTGCCTGGGATGCCAGCTCGTGGACGGCCGGCCACTGGAAGGAACCGTTTTACCCCCACATACTTGATGATAACATGAAGCCTAAGCTATCCTTAAAAGCCATGGTTGACGAATGCAGGGAATATAGCGCGGGTAACTAA